The Chengkuizengella sediminis DNA window GATCATATAACGCTGCTAATAAAATACCTACAACAGCTGCATTGATACCCAATATTGCAGACTGAAAGTGTTGTTTTTGACGAATCACATTCCAAAAAGGAATAACACCAATCACAAGTAAAAAAGAGGGTAGAAAAATAGCGATTACAGCAATTAAAGCAATGAACATAGCGTTCATACTCGTATCCATCACTGCACCCAAGTAAGCTGAAAATGTAAATAAAGGACCAGGAACTGCTTGCGTTGCTCCATATCCAGCTATAAACTGGTCATTTGTAACCCAACCTGGATTGACAACTTCACTTTGTAACAAAGGTAACACAACATGTCCACCACCAAATACTAAAGAACCTACACGATAAAAGCTATCAAATAATGATAATAAAAATGTAGGGTAAATCACTGTTAATATGGGCAGTAATATAAGCAACCCAGCAAAAATAACAAGTGAAATGACAGCAGTAGATTTACGTACAGGGATATGGATGTTAGTTGATGGACTTTGTCCAGCCTTCGAGAGGAAAAACCATCCAATAAACCCTGCTAAAACAATAACCATTACTTGAGTAAACACAAAAGAAAAAATAAGTGAAACAATGGCTGCTACGATAGCAATCGTACCTTTCATTCGATCCGCTGCATGAGATTTCATCATTCCCCACACTGCTTGAGCTACGATTGCAACTGCAACTAATTTCAATCCGTGTAACCAGCCTTGATTTGCTAAATCAAATCCGCCCACTGCATAAGCAAAAATAATTAACGCAATAACAGAAGGCATTGTAAATCCAATCCAAGCTGCAATCGAACCTAAAACCCCCGCACGTAATAATCCGATTCCTATCCCTACCTGACTACTTGCGGGACCAGGTAGAAATTGACACAATGCAACTAAATCTACGTATGTTTTTTCATCTAACCACTTTAGCCGTTTCACATAAGTTTCACGAAAATATCCTAAATGTGCTATAGGACCTCCAAATGAAGTGAGTCCTAATTTCAACGCTGTCCAAAACACTTCAAATATAGATCCTCTTTTGATTTCTTCTGTTGAAGTAGACATCTATTACCTCCCATAATCTGATGTAAAGAGTTTAGTATTTTATAAGAGCAATATCTTTATTGTATCCGTTCATATGTAATAAAATAATAGTCGTAAGGATTTTTTTCATCCTTTATCCCCTTAACTTTATTTGTTTGTTCCCATATCTTTTCATCAATTTCAGGAAAGTAAGAATCTCCATCAAAAACATGTTCAATTTGGGTGACATATAACTTATTGACATAGGGCAGTAAAAGCTTATAAATTTCAGAACCTCCAATGACAAAGTTCTCTTCATCATTACACTGGCCTAATGCATCTTCTATCGTATTTACAACGATACATCCTTCTGCTTTGTAGTTTTTATTTTGAGTTAATATAATATTTTTGCGTTTTGGGAGTGGTCTTCCGATTGATTCATATGTTTTTCTACCCATTAACACGGGATGCTGTAATGTTGTTTTTTTGAAGAACGCTAAGTCACCTGGCAAATACCAAGGAAGTTTATTATCCTTGCCTATTAATCGATTTTGATCCATAGCAAAAATAATCGATAGATTTTTTTTCATCTCATTTGACTTCATCATCTTTAACCTCCTTTATATTTTTAAAAGTTCTAGTTAAATAGCTACTTCTCCTTTAATATGTGGATGCGGATCATAGTTCGTAATTTCAAAGTCCTCAAACTTATATTCAAATATAGATGCTGGCTTACGTTTAATGATTAACCGAGGTAATTCTCTAGGTTCACGAGTCATTTGCAGTTTCGCTTGTTCTAAGTGATTGGAGTATAAATGTACATCTCCACCCGTAAATATTAACTCTCCTACTTCCAAATCGCATTGTTGTGCAACCATATAAGTTAAGAGTGCATAACTAGTAATGTTAAAAGGCAAACCTAAAAATGTATCTACCGAACGTTGCTGCCACATACATGATAATTTACCATCTGCTACATAGAATTGAAAAGCATAGTGACATGGTGGCAGTTTCATATTGTTTATTTCCCCCACATTCCATGCATTTACAATCAAACGTCTGGAATCAGGATTTTCTTTAATTTGATTCACGACTTGTTCTATCTGATCTACAAACTTACCATCCTTCGTTTCCCATTTTCTCCATTGAGAACCGTAAACAGGACCTAAATCTCCGTTCTCATCCGCCCATTCATCCCAAATAGACACACCATTATCCTTTAAATATTGAATATTCGTATCTCCTTTTAAAAACCACAATAATTCATGGATGATTGAACGTGTATGACATTTTTTTGTTGTTAATAGAGGAAAACCCGCTTGTAAATCAAAACGTAACTGTCTGCCAAATACGGAGATAGTGCCTGTACCTGTACGATCCTCTTTTTGTATCCCATTTTCCAAAATATCTTCTAGTAAGTCTAAATATTGACGCATAATATGTACCCTCCGAAATTTATTTCACCTTATTTATTTTCAATGATATCACCGAAAAAATCAATAAAAAGATGAAGCAAATAAATAACTATTGTGGATAACGGATCATTCAATAGAATGGAATATATTGCTAAACTTCATTGATTATAATATTTTAGACAAAAAAAAGAGTAGAATAATTGCAATAACTTCTACTTCGTCTACTTTTACTAGTTTTATACTACATAAATACTATAATTTAGATCATTTTTACTATATAATCCATAATCTGCATATGTTATGGTAATATATACATCATTCAAAATATAAATGATTGAATGTAAAGGGAATGGGAGATAAGACTAGTTATTAAGAAGGGAGGATTAGCGGTTTATTAGTCGTTGGTCACAGAAGAGTTAGTTATAATAAAAATAGGAAACGTTTTCAAATATATAAAAATGAAAAAAAGATTAAACTTTTCCTTTTAAAAAAATAAGTATTTTACTTTGAATTTTATTAATGATATTGCTAGTGTTACTTAGATTCATGTTTGAACAATACATAAATGAAATTAGAATCAAAACTAATTCTCTTTTAATTTTTTAATACGTGTTTTAATCTACTATTTGTGTTGTTTGATATGTTTTATGTAATACGAGTCAAAAAATTTAAAGTTTATGCAATTGATTTTATATTGATTAAAACAATCAATCACATTATTAATAGGCCACCTTAAAATTATTATGAGCATTTATAGTAATTCTACAAGAGTTGAAAAAATCCTTTTATTTGAAAAAAAATTTAATTTTTTTAACATGGTAGACATTTTAATATGACTCGGAGGAGAAAATATGTTAAAGAAAATGATTACAATAACTATGATGTTAACTTTAGTATTATCATCTATAGTTACAGGAAGTATCGTAACTGCAGCAGCAAATTATACTGCTGATTTAATAACATTAAATACAAGCTCATCTCAAATCACATTTACTTCTAATGTAAATACAAGCTGGGCTGACGTTCATTACAAAGTAAATTCAGGTATACAGCAAAACTTCAGAATGAATCGAAGTGGGAGTACTTTTTCGCATACCATGAACAATCTAAGAGCAGGCGATGAAATAAGCTATTATTTTACTTACAATAATGGAACACCAGCTTATAATACTTCTTGGTTTTTTGATACACATGTTGAAGTGACAGAACCAACTCCAGAACCTGAGCCTACACCAGAACCAACTCCAGAGCCAGAACCGACTCCGGTACCAAACTCGGATGTAGAGCCATTAGTTGTTGATGACTTTAACCGATGGTTTCAGTGGTACAGAAGTAAAAATGATTTAGGTCAAAACATTGTCAAAAATGGTGGAATTTATAATTTAGAGGGAAATACAAACCTATACTTCTTTTTTAACGGAGGTAATGCTGGACAATCTTTTGATCAATATATTAATCAAGATATCTCAGCATACGATACGTTAGAGTTAGTATTAAAAGGTGGATCAGGTGGGGAGCAGAATTTCATTAATTTAGTCTTAAATGATGGTTCAAATTCTTCTCTATCTTTATCTAATTATGGACAACTAACGACAAACTATAGCACAATACAAATCCCATTAGCAGATTTTAATGCTAATCTTTCCAATGTTAAGTTTATACGTTTTGAAGGCGTAGGGAATGCAAAAATCGTTCGTATTGATCAAATGGTTCTAAAATCTACAGGTGTTTCACCAACGGAGCCGGTTGATCCAGAACCGGAACCAACAGATCCAGTTGAACCAGAGCCGACAGAACCAACGGATCCAGTTGAACCAGAACCAACTCCAGAACCGGAGCCGACAGAACCAACAGAGCCAGTTGAACCAGAACCAACTCCAGAACCAGAGCCGACAGAACCAACTGAAGACCGATATGAAATCCAGGGCATTGCAGTTGGCGACTCTTTAGATCAAATTCTTGAAAACTTGGGATCACCACAGCGGGAAGATGTAAGCAAGTATGGTTTTACATGGTATATTTATAACGAATCCTATGAAAACTTCTTAATGGTTGGTGTAGAAAATGATAATGTAGTTGCCTTATATACGAATGCAACGAACTGGGCAACACCAAATAGTTTAGAATATGGAGATAACAAGACAAAAGTAGATGAAATTTATGGTGACCCGATAGAGTTTTATTTGAAAGGTAATACGAGATTTTTTATAAGTGAATCTCCTAATGAAGTAGCAACGTATTTAGATGAAGAGCTTTATCTTACGTTCTTCTATGATATACATGATCAGCAAAAAATAGCAGGGGTATTTTATATAAATAAGGATACAGAAAACCAACTACGCAGCTATTATGGCAACTTGTCTTTAAATTTAACTGAATCTTATGCCAGACAAATATTTGATCTAGCAAATGTAGAAAGGGTAAAAAGAGGTTTAGAACCATTTATCCACGATGAAATAGTATCAAGGGCTGCTTTTAATCACAGTAAAGATATGGCAGAAAGAAACTATTTTAACCATTTTAGTCCTGAAGGGGAAGGTCCAGTTGATCGTTTGAGAAATGCAGGGATTTTATCCTTTTCTTGGGTTTCTGAAAATATAGCGGCTACGTATAATGCCATATATGCAAATGCGGGTTGGATGAACTCAGCAGGTCATCGTACTAGTATTTTGGGTAATATAGAAAGGTTAGGTACTGGTGTATACTATAATTTGGATACTCAATATAAAGTTTTTTATACCCAAAACTTTTACACTCCTAGGTAATTTATATTTAAGTTAAGCTAACATTCAACTCTTAACGTATATTTTTAATTCAATTTTATTTAAAATCTAGTAAAATATGAAATCCACCCTATTGAATATGCTTCAATCAGGGTGGATTATTATTATCCTTTATTGATATTTTTTAAGTACTTTGATTTGATATGAGATATTATTGTTCTGGTAAGTAATACGCAGATAAATTCATAGAAAAGTCAGTAACCCTTTGATTTGCATCAATAAACGATTCGAAATTTTCACCTTGAACTGACTTAAGCATTTCTAAATCCAATTGTGTTAATAGTTCATTTAGATTAGCACTTTCTAACTGTGAATCATTCTGTTCAGCACTTACAGATTCTCCGTTTAACTGAAATTCAATAGATTGAACCAAATAAAATCTTGTTTCATTTTGAATTTGAGTTAAAAAATTGATAAATTGAAGAAAAGTACCTGTTAAATTTAAAGAGATATCAATTTCATATAAATTAGGTATGACGTCTTGGATTTCAAGCTCATCTTGAACCGTTTGTCCTTCAGCTTCAGATCCCATAAAAATTAATTCCATATAACTCAGCACATCTGAAGAGTCCTTTATTAGATCGGATTGATCATCTGTAAACCCAATATTAGAAATTGATACTCCTGTAGACTGCTCTAACGATTCTAAAGTACTAATGATTTCATCTGTATGATCCGTACTAGGTATTTCATCAGTAGGCTGTTTTGTTACTTCCGGTTCTTCAACTGACAAATCTGATTTTGATTCATTAATTGCCATTTGTGTCATTTCTATATTTTGTTGAAGTTTTGATTTTTCATTTATTTTTTCTTCAAGTGACTGCATGTTTTTTTGAAAGTAGAAAAAATAGTAACTTGCCAACAATAAATAAAAAATAGTGATACCAATGATCCATTTCGTTTTATTCTGATATAGTTCCTTCATCGGCATTCACCACCTCAATTTTTTTCATTTCAATCACGTATTGAATTAAATAACTCTTACCGTTTTCTTCTGTTCCTGATTTTTCTTTAGTTTGTCCATTTTTAGATATCACTTCTAGATGAGCCCTATGAGTAAAAGGTAAGTTTCTAATATCAACCAAATAATCCGCAGCATCAGATAAACTTTTCATTTCACTTGAAATATATAACTCATCCGGGAAATAAAAACTCAATCCTGTAATTTGACCATCCTTAGGTAACCTAGTTGTTATTGTTGTTATGAATTCAGCAGTGTCCATTCGAATGTAATGTAATACTTCTACAATATCATCTATGTTAATTTTTTCTTTGTCCAGCTTCATTTCATTTAACTCCGATAAAACCGTCTCCAACTGATTCTGCTCAGACAATACGTCCTCAACATTTCTACTTTCCTGCGATAACTTGTCTTGCGTTTTTAAATCCTGATAGATTAATAAAAAAGTTAATAAAAACCAACAAATAATCGTACAGATAATGAAAATAGGAACTAAATTTCTCTCTCTATCTTTTTTAGGTAATAGATTAATATCTATCATTTGCTAACCATCCCTTTTAAAGCTAATCCATATGGAAGTGAAAAATCAATTTCATTGTTTAATAGAGATTCTGTAAGATCAATTTTATCTATGGAAATTTCATCAAAGAACGTTTTTAGATAGGTAATCAACTGATCTTTGTTTGGGTATGACCCAATTAACAGTACATCTAATATTTTTTCCGCGCCCTCATGAATATGATTTTCAAAAAACTGAAGCATTCTATAAATCTCTGTTTGAATTTCGCCCCATTTCCATTCATGGTCAGCATCTTGTTCAATATCTTTAAATAAATCTAGTATTATAATTTCTCTAGAAAACTCAGGTGCTCCCTGGTGAAATAGAAAAATTTCAACTTTATCATTTGTCAGATAAACTAACATCAAGTTTTGAGGAACATCTTTTTTTACGCTCTTTGCCATTCGATATAAAGATAAAGCTGATAAATCTACTGACTTCACCCTTAAACCTGCTTTTTGAAATAACGTGACATAAGACTCTACAAGTGTTAAAGGTGCTGCGACTACCAAGACTTGTTTTTGATCTTCTTTTTTCTGATCTAAAATAACATAATCATAAATTGGGTTATCAAACGGAAGCTGAATCGACGTTTCAATTTCCAATTGAATCATTTGTTTTAAAACCTTCCCTTTTGCAGAAGGCATCTCCATGCTGCGGATATAGGCTTGTGATGAAGGAATAGAAATGTGTATAAATTTCCCTATTAACTTTTCTTGTTTCATCCATGGCTTTAATTGTGCAAGCAACAAATCAGGGTTTACAATCTCATCATCGGAAATTAACCCTTCTTCAATAGGTAGAAAACCTATTTTTATTATTTTTTTTGCTTTTAACTGAACATAACGAATTCCCTCTGAGGTAATTGTCATCCCAGTATTCACAGATGTAAAAGGAAGTAACGATACCATTGTATAATTTCATCTCCATATCCATACATAATGAGTGTGCCTAAAGCCAAATAAGGACCGAAAGGAATGGGTTGTTTTCTTTGCACCTTTTTTAATATGATGAGTGTAAATCCAACGATCATTCCAATTACACTTGCTACAAATAAAGCGAGTAAAATTCGATCAAATCCAATTATAAATCCATAGAGTGCAAATAATTTCACATCTCCCATTCCCATCCCACCACGACTAATGATGGCTAATAGGAGCAATATCCCCCCGCCAACAAAAAAACCAAGAACATAATACCAAATCGACTGTGAAGGGAACAGAATTCTAGCAATGAAAAGAAATGGCAAGAAAAACAATAAAACTTTATTCGGAATGATCATATATTTTAAATCAGAAATTGTAATAATAACAGATAAACAAACAAGTAATAGACCTATTATTAATTCTCCAGTAAAACCTGTGATGGAATAAACCCATACAAATAAGAATCCAGTTAGCAGTTCACCAAACATATAAATCGGAGAAACTTTCTCACCGCAATGTCTGCAATTCCCCTTGGTGAACAAATAACTGAATACGGGTATTAAATCCCAAACCCCCAGTCGATGCTGACAATGGGGGCAATGGGATGGTGGTTTGATGATAGATTGTTTGTTAGGTACTCGTAATCCGACTACGTTAAAAAACGAGCCAAGTACGAGACCTAGGATGAAAAGATACATGTAGATGAATGTTGTCATTAATTCATTGCTCCAATAGTTAAATTAGTCATATATTATGGAGTAACTATATCTGTATTATAATTATAGGTATATAATAACACTGCAGTAGGGGTAGTATTATCAAATACTGTTACAGTTCCAGCTGTGAAATCAACAACTGTTGTATCTCCAATTTGGTTTTCTGATCCAGGATCTTTCCCAATATTATCTATATAATCCGCCATTTCAGCAAGTGTAACAGTCGTAGCATTAGACTCTTCTCCAATTAAATATAATCTCCCCGCCTCATAAATTTGATGAGCTAAAGCTGCTCTACCATCCTCTTCTACACCCTCGATAAGTCCGCTGATGGAAGGGACTGCAATCGCAGCTATAATTCCTAATACAACAATAACCGCTAGTAGCTCAATTAAAGTTAACCCTTTTTCTTGTTTAAACATGTTTTGAATTCTTTGTGTCATCATAAAACACTCCTAATTTAAATGAATTTTTAATTCTATACCTAAAAGTTTTCATAAATCGAAAACATAGGAAGTAAAACCGCGGCAATTACGCCTCCAACTACAACTGTTAAAAATACAATTAATAATGGTTCTATTAAAGCTTTTAAACGATCAACCATATTCTCTACATCTTTTTCATAAAAATCTGCTACTTTACTTAACATATCATCCAAAGAACCTGTTTCTTCACCAATAGCTATCATTTGGGTTACTAGAGGAGGAAAAACCCAAGATTTTTTTAAGGGTTCAGATAAAGGCATTCCTTTTCTCAGTGATTCCTGAGATTGAAGTAATACTTTCCCTATCACTTTGTTATCTATGATTCTTTCTACTATAGAAAGAGATTGTAAAACAGGAACAGAACTAGCATATAAAGAAGATAACGTTCTCGTCATTTGAGCAATGGCACTTTTTTGATTTAAAACACCAAATATAGGCATTTTTAATTTTATATAATCTAGTAAATGACTCCCAAAGGAAGTTCTCTTAAACCACTGAAAACCTACAATAAGCAAGATCACTCCCAATATCCAAAAATACCAATCCTGTTGCATACTTTCGCTTAACGAAATGACGATCCTAGTGATCAAGGGAAGTTCAGCCCCAAGATCTTCAAGCACACTAACAAAACGAGGTACTACAAAGTTCAGTAAATAAATGACAACAATAATGGATATAACCCCTACTATCATCGGGTACATCATGGCAGATTTTACTTTTTCTTTCGTATAATGAGCTTTTTCAAAAAAAGTCGCTAGTCGATCTAATGTATCATCCATATTCCCTGCTTCCTCACCTGCACGAATCATATTAATGAATATTGGTGGGAAAATCTTTTTAAACTCGGATGCAGATTGTGAAAGTGAATTCCCTTTTAACATGGAATTTGCAACTTCAGCTAATGCTTTTTTTAACGGTTTACTTTCCGTTTGTTCACTGAGAATGCGAACCGATTCTACTATGGATACTCCAGCTCGAGTTAGAGCAGAAAACTGCCTGCAAAAAATAATAAAGTGCGTATTTTTCACAGGATTACCAATGTAAATTTCCTTAGTTAAAATTGAAGGGTTATGATCATTTAAAGAATAAATGATCCACTTGCGTTTTTTCAGTTCCAACATCGCAGCAGCTTTGTCAACCGCATTTAATATTCCTTTTTGCCTTTTCCCATGAATATCCTTACATTTATACACGTATTGAGGCATCTGTTCCAGTTCCCTCCGTGTAATAGTTTTTTGCAATTCTTTCATGAACTAAATTTCTAGCAATGAGATGTTTCAAATTCATTTCCATCGTATGCATACCCAGCATCGAGTTTGTCTGCATTACACTTTTAATCTGATGAATCTTTTCACTGCGTATTAGATTTGCAACTGCATGAGTGTTTAATAAAACTTCTGTCGCACAAACTCTACCTTTTCCACTTTTATGAGGTAATAATCGTTGTGAAACAACCCCTTTCAGAACTAAAGAAAGTTGTATGCGAATCTGTGTTTGCTGTTTGCTTGGAAAAGAATCGATGATCCGGTCAATCGTTTGAATTGCATCAATCGTATGTAAAGTAGCTAATACCAAATGCCCTGTTTCTGCCGCAGTAATCGCAGTACTTATCGTTTCGGGATCACGCATTTCACCAACTAACAAAACGTCTGGATCTTGTCTCAATGCAGCACGTAGTCCAGAGGCAAAATTCATCGTATCTGTACCAATTTCCCTTTGATCAATCATACATTTTTCATGTGCGTATAAATATTCAATTGGATCTTCCAAAGTTATGATATGTTTTCTGTCTGAATGATTTATGTAGTCTATCATTGCCGCTAGAGTAGTTGATTTCCCGCTTCCTGTAGGTCCAGTCACTAGAATTAGTCCGTGATTTTTTTTAGCAAATTGTGTTAATACGGAGGGTAATTCCAACTCCTCTAAACTAGGTATTGTAGTTGGAACTATTCTTGCTGCAATACTTATGGAATTTCTCTGTTTAAATACATTCACCCTAAAACGTGAAGATCCAGGTACACTTATCGATAAATCAATCTCTCCTTTCTGTTTAAAAAGATCGTATTGATCATCAGATAATATACTTCTTGCATAATCCTCCGTTTGTTCAGGTTTTAGAGGTAAAGTCTCAAGTGGTTTTAGAACTCCGTCCACTCTGATCATTGGTGGCGACCTTACAGAAAAATGGAGATCAGATGCTCCTGCTTCAAATGCAGCCTTCAATAGTTTATGAAATTCTAATTCCTTATCCCTCAAGTCACTTTCTCCCTTCTATTTCGCTTTTATTCATTAGAAACTTCCTTGATGACTTCTTGAAGTGTACTGATTCCTTGAAATGCTTTTTGTAACCCATCTTCAAAAATTGATTTCATCCCATGGGTTAAGGCATATGTTTTAAAATCTTCTATAGATGCGTTGTTTAATATTAAACTTCTCATTGTATCATCTACCAATAAAACTTCATGAATCCCAATTCTACCTTTATATCCCGTTTGATTACAGACCCCACAGCCTTTGCCTTTAAATAAAGTGTTCACATTAAAACCATGTTCACTTAAATAGATTTTTTCTTGCTCTGACGGTTGAACTTCTAGTTTACATTGAGAACAAATTTGTCTTACCAATCGTTGTGAAACAACACCGATAAGCGAAGAAGCAATTAAATAGGGCTCCACCCCCATTTCCCTTAATCGAATAATTGTACTAAGAGCACTGTTTGTATGTATTGTTGAAAATACTAAATGACCTGTTAAAGAAGCACGAATGGAAATTTCAGTTGTTTCAACATCTCGAATTTCACCAACCATTACAATATTGGGATCTTGCCTTAAAATCGAACGCAATCCTTTTGCAAATGATAATCCAGTTTGTGCACTCACTTGTACCTGATTCACACCCTCAAGTTGGTATTCTACCGGGTCTTCAATCGTAATAATGTTAGTTTCTTCTTTATTTAAATGATGTAAAGCTGAATATAGTGTAGTTGTTTTACCACTACCTGTAGGACCTGTAACTAATATCATGCCATGAGGTTTTTGCAGCATATTTCTAAAGTTGAATAAATTATCTTCGTTGAGGTCTAGATGATGAATTTCTTTTATACTGCTGCTTAAATCTAAGATTCGAAGAACAACTTTCTCACCATAAATCGTTGGTAAGGTTGACACTCGAATATCTACTTTTTTAAAGTCTACATTTATTTTGATACGGCCATCCTGAGGCATTCTACGTTCAGCAATGTTTAGGTCAGCCATAATTTTTAATCTAGCAATTAAAATACCTTGTACATTTTTAGGTAAAGTTCTTTCTGTATGTAAAATTCCATCCACACGATACCGAATCAAAACTCTATTTTCCATAGGATCAACATGAATATCACTCACTCTTAACTGAACGGCTTGTTCGATCATTTCATTTACTAATCGAACTACTGGAGAATCTTTATCTGTAATTTCATTTTCATCAATTTCTTCTCCGACAGCTTCGACGTCCTGTAGGATCTGATTCATTGAATCATGTAAACCGTATAAGCTCGCAATGGCACTTTGAAGCTCATCTTTCGTAATTAAAGCGGGTTCAATTGTAAATCCAGTTAATAGTCTTAAATCCTCTATAGAGAAGAAATCTAGTGGATCAACCATCGCAACTAATAATTTCTTCCCAATTTTTCGAATAGGAATAGCTTGATACTTTTTGGCTGTCTGTTCAGTAATGATATTCACTGTATTTACATCGATTTGATATGTAGACAAAGTCACATGAGGTATACCTAATTGGAACTCCAGCACTTGAATCAACTGCTGTTCCGTTATGATCCCTTGTTGTATTAATAAATCTCCTAATTTAAGGTTTGATTTCTTTTGTTCTGTTAAAGATTGTTTTAGCTGTTCATTTGTAATCAGTCCAGAATCTACTAACAGATCTCCTAATCTCTTTTTAGTGACTGCCATACAGGTTCCTTCTTCCTAGATGAAATGTTATGATCTACTATATTATTTATTACTTACAAAAAATAATCAACTGGAAAATTAAAACTTGCATTTTTTTCAATTAAATAGGTTAATTTAACTAATTTTTGTTGAAAAACAAGGAAGAAAGTCCTATATTGGAAATAGTATAACATATTAATGTTGCCTAGTGCATAAATTTTACAAAAATTGTTACTATTTTTCTCGAAATTATATATTCTACAGAAACGTATAGAATATTTGTACCTTTTTATGTATGATGTGAATATCAATTAGGACATTTTTGAAAAACCTTATTATATTCATGAAGATTGTTAGAAGAAATGAGGAGATTATATGTTATATAAACATAAAATAAATTTAAAAAGTGAAAAAGGCATTACTCTTGTAGAAATCATTGCTTCAATCGCA harbors:
- a CDS encoding type IV pilus twitching motility protein PilT; translation: MRDKELEFHKLLKAAFEAGASDLHFSVRSPPMIRVDGVLKPLETLPLKPEQTEDYARSILSDDQYDLFKQKGEIDLSISVPGSSRFRVNVFKQRNSISIAARIVPTTIPSLEELELPSVLTQFAKKNHGLILVTGPTGSGKSTTLAAMIDYINHSDRKHIITLEDPIEYLYAHEKCMIDQREIGTDTMNFASGLRAALRQDPDVLLVGEMRDPETISTAITAAETGHLVLATLHTIDAIQTIDRIIDSFPSKQQTQIRIQLSLVLKGVVSQRLLPHKSGKGRVCATEVLLNTHAVANLIRSEKIHQIKSVMQTNSMLGMHTMEMNLKHLIARNLVHERIAKNYYTEGTGTDASIRV
- a CDS encoding GspE/PulE family protein; amino-acid sequence: MAVTKKRLGDLLVDSGLITNEQLKQSLTEQKKSNLKLGDLLIQQGIITEQQLIQVLEFQLGIPHVTLSTYQIDVNTVNIITEQTAKKYQAIPIRKIGKKLLVAMVDPLDFFSIEDLRLLTGFTIEPALITKDELQSAIASLYGLHDSMNQILQDVEAVGEEIDENEITDKDSPVVRLVNEMIEQAVQLRVSDIHVDPMENRVLIRYRVDGILHTERTLPKNVQGILIARLKIMADLNIAERRMPQDGRIKINVDFKKVDIRVSTLPTIYGEKVVLRILDLSSSIKEIHHLDLNEDNLFNFRNMLQKPHGMILVTGPTGSGKTTTLYSALHHLNKEETNIITIEDPVEYQLEGVNQVQVSAQTGLSFAKGLRSILRQDPNIVMVGEIRDVETTEISIRASLTGHLVFSTIHTNSALSTIIRLREMGVEPYLIASSLIGVVSQRLVRQICSQCKLEVQPSEQEKIYLSEHGFNVNTLFKGKGCGVCNQTGYKGRIGIHEVLLVDDTMRSLILNNASIEDFKTYALTHGMKSIFEDGLQKAFQGISTLQEVIKEVSNE
- a CDS encoding type II secretion system F family protein, yielding MPQYVYKCKDIHGKRQKGILNAVDKAAAMLELKKRKWIIYSLNDHNPSILTKEIYIGNPVKNTHFIIFCRQFSALTRAGVSIVESVRILSEQTESKPLKKALAEVANSMLKGNSLSQSASEFKKIFPPIFINMIRAGEEAGNMDDTLDRLATFFEKAHYTKEKVKSAMMYPMIVGVISIIVVIYLLNFVVPRFVSVLEDLGAELPLITRIVISLSESMQQDWYFWILGVILLIVGFQWFKRTSFGSHLLDYIKLKMPIFGVLNQKSAIAQMTRTLSSLYASSVPVLQSLSIVERIIDNKVIGKVLLQSQESLRKGMPLSEPLKKSWVFPPLVTQMIAIGEETGSLDDMLSKVADFYEKDVENMVDRLKALIEPLLIVFLTVVVGGVIAAVLLPMFSIYENF